The Mastomys coucha isolate ucsf_1 unplaced genomic scaffold, UCSF_Mcou_1 pScaffold13, whole genome shotgun sequence genome has a window encoding:
- the Synpo gene encoding synaptopodin isoform X2, translated as MEGYSEEASLLRHLEKVASEEEEVPLVVYLKENAALLTANGLHLSQSRETQHSTPNPPDTEVPSPAADINQNPSSPNATLTTPASNSHHNQPTADVNQNPPATITPVPQNSSEAQCSPNGTLDSKPSTPCADDGQPPVPAEEVRSSILLIDKVSAPSSAASTFSREATSLTSSGPPAADLMSSSLLIDMQPSSPVAPAEQEVSGHAAVTTPTKVYSEVHLTLAKPASVVNRTARPFGMQLPGTTSQIEQSPMMGRRHFGEKAWAPQASSMADRSPQPQRHIMSHSPMVERRLVGQRSPVVERRPLGHFTPPPTYAETLSTAPVASRVRSPPSYSTLYPSSDPKPSHLKGQVVPANKTGILEESMARRGSRKSMFTFVEKPKVTPNPDLLDLVQTADEKRRQRDHGEVGMEEEPFALGAEASNFQQEPIARDRASPSAAEETVPEWASCLKSPRIQAKPKPKPNQNLSEASGKGAELYARRQSRMEKYVIESSGHAGHAELARCPSPTMSLPSSWKYTTNAPGGFRVASLSPARTPPASLYHGYLPENGVLRPEPTKQQPYQMRPSLYALSPVKEPAKASSRTTSSRTPSRTVSPRAASPAKPSSLDLVPNLPRAGLPLSPALPRPSRSSPGLYTAPVQDSLQPTAVSPTYSSDISPVSPSRAWSPRAKQAPRPSFSTRNAGIEAQDRPESLPTSPPWTPGASRPPSSLDGWVSPGPWELGRGSSMSSPPPLPPPPPMSPSWSERSVSPLRSESEVRPPSRQLQALLARNIINAARRKSASPRPAPAETLRPFSPPQGPPPPPPPVRMRSPQPARPAGNFRGATFSPIPKSPLPVGPSSCASPRSPQCVPGASRPFPYRRSPTDSDVSLDSEDSGLKSPGILGYNICPRGWNGSLRLKRGSLPTEASCTT; from the exons ATGGAGGGATACTCAGAGGAAGCCAGTCTGCTGCGGCACCTGGAGAAGGTTGCcagtgaggaggaagaagtgcCCTTGGTAGTTTACTTAAAGGAGAATGCAGCCCTGCTGACTGCCAATGGGCTACACCTGTCCCAGAGCCGAGAGACCCAGCACTCCACACCAAACCCTCCCGACACTGAAGTACCCAGTCCAGCTGCAGATATCAACCAGAACCCATCCTCGCCCAATGCCACGCTCACCACACCAGCCTCCAACAGTCACCACAACCAGCCCACGGCTGATGTCAATCAGAACCCTCCAGCCACCATCACTCCCGTCCCACAGAATTCATCCGAGGCACAGTGTTCCCCGAACGGCACACTTGATTCCAAACCCAGCACTCCGTGTGCGGATGATGGGCAGCCCCCGGTGCCAGCAGAGGAGGTGAGATCCAGCATTCTCCTGATTGACAAGGTGTCGGCTCCATCCTCTGCCGCCAGCACCTTCTCTAGAGAAGCCACTTCCCTCACCAGCTCTGGGCCACCCGCCGCAGATCTCATGTCCAGCTCCCTGCTCATTGACATGCAGCCCAGCTCCCCGGTGGCACCAGCAGAACAGGAGGTGTCTGGACATGCAGCTGTCACCACGCCCACTAAAGTGTACAGTGAAGTGCATCTCACTCTAGCCAAGCCTGCATCTGTGGTCAACAGGACCGCCAGGCCTTTTGGGATGCAGTTGCCAGGGACTACCAGCCAGATAGAGCAAAGCCCCATGATGGGAAGACGACATTTTGGGGAGAAGGCCTGGGCACCCCAGGCTAGCAGTATGGCGGATAGGAGTCCCCAGCCACAGAGGCACATAATGTCCCACAGTCCCATGGTGGAAAGGAGGCTGGTTGGGCAGCGAAGCCCAGTCGTAGAGAGACGCCCCTTAGGACacttcaccccaccccccacctatGCGGAGACTTTGTCAACAGCCCCTGTGGCTTCTCGGGTTAGGTCTCCCCCCTCTTACTCCACTCTGTACCCCAGCTCTGACCCCAAGCCTTCCCATTTGAAGGGTCAGGTAGTCCCTGCCAACAAGACAGGGATTTTGGAAGAATCTATGGCCCGTCGAGGCAGCCGGAAATCCATGTTCACTTTTGTGGAGAAGCCCAAGGTGACTCCGAATCCAGATTTGCTGGACCTAGTGCAGACAGCTGATGAGAAGCGGAGGCAGAGAGACCACGGGGAGGTGGGCATGGAAGAAGAGCCCTTTGCCCTGGGAGCTGAGGCCTCCAACTTCCAGCAGGAGCCAATAGCTCGGGACAGGGCCAGCCCTTCGGCAGCTGAGGAGACTGTACCCGAGTGGGCCTCCTGCCTCAAATCACCCCGTATCCAGGCCAAGCCGAAGCCCAAACCCAACCAGAATCTCTCAGAGGCCTCAGGGAAGGGGGCTGAGCTCTATGCCCGCCGCCAGTCACGGATGGAGAAGTACGTTATAGAGTCTTCAGGCCATGCAGGCCATGCAGAATTGGCCCGCTGCCCTTCACCTACTATGTCCCTGCCTTCATCCTGGAAGTACACCACTAATGCCCCTGGGGGCTTCCGAGTGGCATCCTTAAGCCCAGCGCGGACTCCGCCTGCCTCTCTCTACCACGGCTATCTGCCAGAGAATGGAGTCCTGCGCCCTGAGCCTACCAAGCAGCAGCCATACCAGATGAGGCCTTCGCTCTATGCCCTGTCGCCTGTCAAGGAACCTGCCAAAGCCTCATCTCGCACCACCTCCTCACGCACTCCGTCACGCACTGTCTCACCTCGTGCTGCCTCCCCGGCCAAGCCTAGTTCCCTGGACCTGGTGCCCAACCTGCCCAGAGCAGGCCTCCCACTGTCTCCTGCTCTGCCTCGGCCTTCCCGCTCCTCCCCAGGCCTCTACACTGCCCCAGTCCAGGACAGCCTCCAGCCCACTGCCGTGAGCCCCACCTACAGCAGTGATATCTCCCCCGTGTCTCCCTCCAGGGCGTGGTCTCCTCGAGCCAAGCAGGCCCCCAGGCCTTCCTTCTCAACCCGGAATGCTGGGATCGAGGCCCAG GACCGCCCGGAGAGCTTGCCCACGTCCCCGCCCTGGACACCAGGCGCTTCCCGGCCCCCTAGCAGCCTGGACGGCTGGGTAAGCCCGGGGCCGTGGGAGCTGGGCCGCGGGAGCAGCATGAGCAGCCctccgccgctgccgccgcctccACCAATGTCCCCCTCGTGGAGCGAGCGCTCCGTGTCCCCGCTGCGATCGGAGAGCGAGGTGCGGCCCCCGAGCCGCCAGCTGCAGGCGCTTCTGGCGCGCAACATCATCAACGCGGCCCGGCGCAAGAGCGCCTCCCCGCGGCCAGCGCCGGCAGAGACCCTGCGGCCCTTTTCCCCGCCGCAGgggccgccgccaccgccgccgccggtGCGCATGCGCTCTCCGCAGCCAGCCCGCCCAGCAGGCAACTTCCGCGGAGCCACTTTCTCTCCCATCCCGAAGAGCCCGCTGCCCGTCGGGCCTTCGTCCTGCGCTAGTCCCCGGAGTCCTCAGTGCGTCCCCGGTGCGTCCAGGCCTTTTCCCTACCGCCGATCACCCACAGACTCCGACGTGTCTCTCGACTCTGAGGACTCTGGGCTTAAGTCGCCCGGCATCCTCGGCTACAACATCTGTCCTCGGGGCTGGAATGGCAGCCTGAGGCTCAAGCGGGGTAGTCTCCCCACCGAGGCCTCCTGCACCACCTAA
- the Synpo gene encoding synaptopodin isoform X3, with amino-acid sequence MEGYSEEASLLRHLEKVASEEEEVPLVVYLKENAALLTANGLHLSQSRETQHSTPNPPDTEVPSPAADINQNPSSPNATLTTPASNSHHNQPTADVNQNPPATITPVPQNSSEAQCSPNGTLDSKPSTPCADDGQPPVPAEEVRSSILLIDKVSAPSSAASTFSREATSLTSSGPPAADLMSSSLLIDMQPSSPVAPAEQEVSGHAAVTTPTKVYSEVHLTLAKPASVVNRTARPFGMQLPGTTSQIEQSPMMGRRHFGEKAWAPQASSMADRSPQPQRHIMSHSPMVERRLVGQRSPVVERRPLGHFTPPPTYAETLSTAPVASRVRSPPSYSTLYPSSDPKPSHLKGQVVPANKTGILEESMARRGSRKSMFTFVEKPKVTPNPDLLDLVQTADEKRRQRDHGEVGMEEEPFALGAEASNFQQEPIARDRASPSAAEETVPEWASCLKSPRIQAKPKPKPNQNLSEASGKGAELYARRQSRMEKYVIESSGHAGHAELARCPSPTMSLPSSWKYTTNAPGGFRVASLSPARTPPASLYHGYLPENGVLRPEPTKQQPYQMRPSLYALSPVKEPAKASSRTTSSRTPSRTVSPRAASPAKPSSLDLVPNLPRAGLPLSPALPRPSRSSPGLYTAPVQDSLQPTAVSPTYSSDISPVSPSRAWSPRAKQAPRPSFSTRNAGIEAQVWKPSFCFK; translated from the coding sequence ATGGAGGGATACTCAGAGGAAGCCAGTCTGCTGCGGCACCTGGAGAAGGTTGCcagtgaggaggaagaagtgcCCTTGGTAGTTTACTTAAAGGAGAATGCAGCCCTGCTGACTGCCAATGGGCTACACCTGTCCCAGAGCCGAGAGACCCAGCACTCCACACCAAACCCTCCCGACACTGAAGTACCCAGTCCAGCTGCAGATATCAACCAGAACCCATCCTCGCCCAATGCCACGCTCACCACACCAGCCTCCAACAGTCACCACAACCAGCCCACGGCTGATGTCAATCAGAACCCTCCAGCCACCATCACTCCCGTCCCACAGAATTCATCCGAGGCACAGTGTTCCCCGAACGGCACACTTGATTCCAAACCCAGCACTCCGTGTGCGGATGATGGGCAGCCCCCGGTGCCAGCAGAGGAGGTGAGATCCAGCATTCTCCTGATTGACAAGGTGTCGGCTCCATCCTCTGCCGCCAGCACCTTCTCTAGAGAAGCCACTTCCCTCACCAGCTCTGGGCCACCCGCCGCAGATCTCATGTCCAGCTCCCTGCTCATTGACATGCAGCCCAGCTCCCCGGTGGCACCAGCAGAACAGGAGGTGTCTGGACATGCAGCTGTCACCACGCCCACTAAAGTGTACAGTGAAGTGCATCTCACTCTAGCCAAGCCTGCATCTGTGGTCAACAGGACCGCCAGGCCTTTTGGGATGCAGTTGCCAGGGACTACCAGCCAGATAGAGCAAAGCCCCATGATGGGAAGACGACATTTTGGGGAGAAGGCCTGGGCACCCCAGGCTAGCAGTATGGCGGATAGGAGTCCCCAGCCACAGAGGCACATAATGTCCCACAGTCCCATGGTGGAAAGGAGGCTGGTTGGGCAGCGAAGCCCAGTCGTAGAGAGACGCCCCTTAGGACacttcaccccaccccccacctatGCGGAGACTTTGTCAACAGCCCCTGTGGCTTCTCGGGTTAGGTCTCCCCCCTCTTACTCCACTCTGTACCCCAGCTCTGACCCCAAGCCTTCCCATTTGAAGGGTCAGGTAGTCCCTGCCAACAAGACAGGGATTTTGGAAGAATCTATGGCCCGTCGAGGCAGCCGGAAATCCATGTTCACTTTTGTGGAGAAGCCCAAGGTGACTCCGAATCCAGATTTGCTGGACCTAGTGCAGACAGCTGATGAGAAGCGGAGGCAGAGAGACCACGGGGAGGTGGGCATGGAAGAAGAGCCCTTTGCCCTGGGAGCTGAGGCCTCCAACTTCCAGCAGGAGCCAATAGCTCGGGACAGGGCCAGCCCTTCGGCAGCTGAGGAGACTGTACCCGAGTGGGCCTCCTGCCTCAAATCACCCCGTATCCAGGCCAAGCCGAAGCCCAAACCCAACCAGAATCTCTCAGAGGCCTCAGGGAAGGGGGCTGAGCTCTATGCCCGCCGCCAGTCACGGATGGAGAAGTACGTTATAGAGTCTTCAGGCCATGCAGGCCATGCAGAATTGGCCCGCTGCCCTTCACCTACTATGTCCCTGCCTTCATCCTGGAAGTACACCACTAATGCCCCTGGGGGCTTCCGAGTGGCATCCTTAAGCCCAGCGCGGACTCCGCCTGCCTCTCTCTACCACGGCTATCTGCCAGAGAATGGAGTCCTGCGCCCTGAGCCTACCAAGCAGCAGCCATACCAGATGAGGCCTTCGCTCTATGCCCTGTCGCCTGTCAAGGAACCTGCCAAAGCCTCATCTCGCACCACCTCCTCACGCACTCCGTCACGCACTGTCTCACCTCGTGCTGCCTCCCCGGCCAAGCCTAGTTCCCTGGACCTGGTGCCCAACCTGCCCAGAGCAGGCCTCCCACTGTCTCCTGCTCTGCCTCGGCCTTCCCGCTCCTCCCCAGGCCTCTACACTGCCCCAGTCCAGGACAGCCTCCAGCCCACTGCCGTGAGCCCCACCTACAGCAGTGATATCTCCCCCGTGTCTCCCTCCAGGGCGTGGTCTCCTCGAGCCAAGCAGGCCCCCAGGCCTTCCTTCTCAACCCGGAATGCTGGGATCGAGGCCCAGGTGTGGAAGCCTTCCTTCTGCTTCAAGTAA